The segment ttctcttctcttatgGCCTTTAGAGCATGTGCCAGTGAGCGgaagttgtgtgtatatgtgagcatgtgtgtgttcaataaagaaaataaacaaaacacattgTTACTGTTCTGACTAGTTAGTTTTGTTTTCATGAAACAGTTTTAAATCCTTTGAAGCAAACTGGGAGAAAATGACCAGCCTCATCTACTATAAAGGATCATGTATACAACTCATTTGTATAGTACACTATCTTGTATAGTACACTATCTTGTAAAGTATAGATGTGTTCATGGGATACTGAGTGAATGTGCAATGGAATTTCACTGATGgtgaataattaaaaagtaaaacttgTTTTTTATAGGCTTCACCTTGTAGAGACACAAAACGTTAACCAATATTTTAAAGCCAAACTCAAGGAATTATCTATTCAATATTAATGAAATCTTGCAGTGAATGAATTGAAAATAGAATAGGTTGGGTATTCaagaaaatcaaagatttttGAAACTTGGAAAAATACTTTGAAGATGATTTGCGTTAATTGTTAATTCTTACCAAGAACTGagaaccaaagaaaataaaatacacatacagagaagcagttctccctccccacttcctgttccCCTCGCTCTCActatttttccttctctccccaagTACCAGAACTGGAAACAAAGGCAAGTTTACTGAGATTCAATACAAACTTTCTATCCTCCCCACCGGAGCGGCTTTGTTCTTGTGTTATATGTTGAGTTCCATAGCAGAGGTCTTCCCCCAGAAACCTGTGGTCAAGTAATAACCATCCCAGCCATTCCCTTCTGGAGataaactgctcatgggcagatGTAGAGCCCTTTTCAGATGGGAGATAATTATAATCAgtctcttcctgtttctccttaTAATTTCTTTTGTCTATCCAAATTATATacatctgttttcttcttcttcctcctcctcctcctcctcctccttctcctcctcctcctccttctgtaaAAATAACTCTAGCTCCCTTACCATGCATGCCTGGAGAAATCCAGGCGTGACTGTAAGCTTTGTAGATATTCAATAGAATGTCAACTAGTGTCACTTTAGACATAGCTTTGTTCAGAAAAGAATTCACTGTGGACTTGCATGAGGGAATTTGTTCTTAAAACTTATCTTCATCATATAAGCAATAGATTTGACACATGTGAGCAAAATTCTGTGTCAAGGAAGGCATGTGGTTATATGCAGGCTCCATCTAACTTGACTCCAAAAGCCAGGCTCCTTACCCTGGAATCTCATCACATGATTTAACTAGCTGAGAAAGCAGCCCCACCCTCTATGTCAAACAGGATTCTTCTGTGGCAGAAGGCAGAAACTGACAATATGAATCCACAAAAGAATGCACTAGAAAGCCTGAAGGAAAATCTAAAGACCCAAGACTTGTCATTATTTCTAGCAGTGGGAGGAGGAATATTTTTTGGCCATGGGACCACCTTAACATTCAGATTCTAGGAAGATAGTTGGTCTCATGACCAGTTGTTGAAGTGAAGAAATCACACAAGAGCCTTGCCAGTCCAACCACACTACTAGGGTTTGGAGATTCCAGGtagaattaaacacacacacacacacacacacacacacacacacacaataaaagggGAAAGGATAGGAAGCAGTCAAACCAGCAGATGCCACCACCCCACCTCCTGTGGTGATCAGCTATGGAAAGACAGAGGCTAAGAGGTGAGTATTAAGTGTGTCTAGACCACAGCTCAATGATGGATCCAATAAAATGGATACTAAAATCTGGCATTGCCTACTAGTTTAAGTCAGAGCACTTAGCAGCATTTGCTTCTTTGAATTAGGTCCAGAACTTCCCAGACCCTGAGCAGAAAGGATGTGAACAGCTGCTCTATTAAGCATCTCTCTCCTGTTGCAGATCACCCTCCTACTCAGGCTCCTGGTCACACCCGCTGCCTTCTTTGTACTAAACTCTGAACTCTAAGGCTTTTTCTCTTGCAACATCTTTGTTTAGATTGGAAGATGTATTAAAAGCTGCTGAATGCTTTATTGAATTTCAATATTTAACACCGGTAATTTGATTTTAAAACGTGAAGTCAGACCTCCTTATTAGACACAAGAGGAGGCAAGAAGTCAGATTAAAAGATCTCCTTGAAGGGGCCTCTGAGCACTGCCCTGCACTTCTGGCCCTCTGGTGCACAGTAGGGATGAAAGAATTCTTGTCACTTAAAGTGCAAATTGGGCTGgtccttttaaaacaaaaaagggagtcGGGTTTATTCACTTTTTCAACGTAGCAAGCTTTGTTCCCTATAAATTTTCACATTGGTTATTAAAATATTCACTGTAGGAAACAGATTTGTAACCCATTTCTCATATTACCTAcagccagaaaaacaaaatttgataTCCTGGGGTTTATTCGCTGAGGGCGCTTCCCATAAAAGTGGGGTGAGTGTGTATTGGGAAATTTGTCTGGTTAACTCCTTTATGGATCAGCGTTAGTCACAACCTCCCCCATCCCAAAGCACACATTTTGGCCCCCATCGCTTTCCCCACCTCCTGCTTCCCGCCTCTCCAGGGCTGGTGACCTAATAGCATTTTTCTTCATGCATATTTTGGCTTGGGCCCATGGCCTGGCTGCCTTCGTCTGTCTGAGTCTTTTGAAATTCCTGCATGTTCGGCCCAGATTAAGTCGAGTGTGTCTCAGGATGTGTGTTCCGTTTTGTTCTTTGCCCTAACTCTCCCTGTGCAACGTgtctggggaggaggggagggggcggggaggagaggggagggggagggaggagcagcGTGGAGGAGCTGTCCGCCTTGCACGTTTCCAATCGCATTACGTGAACAAATAGCGGAGGGGCAGCGGGGCCAGAACGGCTTGTGTAACTGCAAACTTGTCAGAAAGTTTAAAATCTCTCCTCTTTCTATTCCAGACACTGTGTGCTCTCCCGGACCTTCCAGGAGAGAGGAGGACGGTGCCACGTCCGACGGCCGCCTGGGCTGGGGGCAGGGTCTGCCGTTCGCCCTTGGCACGACTCCCTGCGACCCATCCCCGCGCCtcgccctcctcctccctgctcgaAGAGGTCTCCCTCCTTCGCGGGATCTGAGTCCCGTCTTCATTTTTCTCCAAGCCACGTCCTCCCCAAGAAGGGACGAGCCGGGAGCACCATGCGTTTCGCCTGGACCGTGCTCCTTCTGGGGCCACTGCAGCTCTGTCCCCTTCTCCGCTGTGCCCCGCAGGCCCCGCGCGAGCCACCGGCCGCCCCGGGTGCCTGGCGCCAGACGATCCAATGGGAGAACAACGGGCAGGTGTTCAGTCTGCTGAGCCTCGGGGCGCAGTACCAGCCTCAGCGACGCCGCGACCCCAGCGCCGCTGCCCCGAGGCCCGACGGCGACACCGCCTCGCAGCCACGCACGCCCATTCTGCTGCTGCGCGACAACCGCACCTCGCATTCTGCCCGTGCGAGGACGCCAAGCCCGTCTGGGGTCGCCGCGGCTCGGCCCCGGCCCGCCGCCCGCCACTGGTTCCAAGCTGGTTTCTCGCCGTCGGGGGCTCGCGATGGAGCCTCACGGCGTGCGACGAACCGGACTGAGTCGCCACAACCTCCGCAGCTCAGTAATCTGAGGCCACCCAGCCACGTAGATCGCATGGTGGGCGACGACCCCTACAATCCCTACAAGTACTCCGACGACAACCCCTATTATAACTACTATGACACGTACGAGAGGCCCCGGCCCGGGAGCAGGTACCGACCTGGATATGGCACCGGTTACTTCCAGTACGGTAAGCACCCCTAGGGTAAGCACCCCTAGGTCCACGGTAGGTTCCCGCCACCCTGGCTGCAGGTCAGTGCTGTCTAGACGTGGCGGTCTGGGCGCGGCGGCGGGATCCGGTCCCGCAGACTCAACAacgccccccctccccaaacctGTCCCGCCAGCTCTGGAATCTGATGGAAACCGCGATCCTGGTCCTAGtagcttccttttccctttccttcctagcCTGGACTTTTCCTGTTCTTCCACACACTCAGCCCCCACCCTTCAGACTTGGTGGGCGAAAGGTGACAAACAGGGTTCGGGAGTCAGGGGTCATCAGCTTGCCTTATCTTTAGGTCTCCCGGACCTGGTGCCGGACCCCTACTACATCCAGGCTTCCACGTACGTACAGAAGATGTCTATGTACAACCTGAGATGCGCTGCGGAAGAAAACTGCCTGGCCAGGTATGGATTTCCACAGCCCGCTTTCAGAGTTTGATCCTAGGGTCACTCTGGTGCTTAGTTTTGACTGCTTTTCAGCGCAGACAAGGGCTAGGAAGTGGGACAAGGGCTGGGAAGTGGGACGTGACCTTCTGGGCATGCTGACTTGGAGAGGGAGTTAATTTGGAATGCTTTTATGGGTACCGCCTCAGTGAGAGTCGCATatcgggggagggggaagaaaaccCTTCCTTATTCTGGTGACTAGGTCTCAGGTTCTTTCCCAAGATGCCTATTAGGCATTAACGCCAATTTCCTCCAATAACTTCATATAAAACAGGAGTTCAACAACCAACAATACGGTGTGAAGCGGGGCGGGGGATGAAGGAAGCACTTATTATTCTTTAATGGTCTAGGGGTGTGTGTATTCGTCACGTTGTCCTCCCCCGCCCCACCACACACACTCCGCCATTGGTAAAGAGCACATTCCACATTTCTTTCAGGCCGTGATTAACTGGGTTGTTTTGGTATAAGACCACAGGCAAGAGTTTTGTTTTCCGTCAGTCCTAAAATAAAACAGCTATTCTGGTCTTGGAATTCTTTGATTCTGCAGCTGGCCACCAGTAGAGGGAGCACAAGATGCTTGCGTGGTTCTGGTAGTCCGCTAAGGAAAATGGGTCACTAACATATTCTAACACAGATAGACCTATAAAAAAATATAGTAGCGTTCCAGGGATGTTGATATGAACGTTTATTCCATGTTGGCTTTTTACAACAGTCGGGCTCAGGGAAGAAATTCAAACTCATTTGAGTTTCTTATGGCATGGCCCACACCACCGAGTGCCGAAAGATATTAATGAAGCACCCTCAGTTTGGTAGTTGACGAGTATAAAATTAGAGTATTTCTCCACtttatatcttaaatatatagTTATTAATAGATACCTATGGATCTTTTGGCGTGGGATCATTACTATAAcaatcttctagcttttatttaGATGCAGAGTCTCTTCTCTATAACCTTTTGACTGTAAATCTTAATCTTAGTCTCTCTGGGCTTTTACTGTTATTGTTTTACTGTTATTGTTCATTTGCTCCTTCGCCCACTCGCCACATAGTCGCTGTTTCTCCTCCAGGACTGGACAGAAGCTCGTGATCCCTTGAGTTGAGAGGCTGGTCTGGGAAGGTGCGGGGCGGGGTGTGCCAGGATCATGTGATGGCGAgctgttctttctatttttttttctccatctgtgttcAGTGGATCTAATGTTTCTTTTCTAAACTCACAGTTCAGCATATAGGGCGGATGTCAGAGACTATGACCACAGGGTACTGCTACGATTTCCTCAAAGAGTGAAAAACCAAGGGACATCTGACTTCTTACCAAGCCGCCCTCGGTATTCCTGGGAGTGGCACAGCTGCCACCAGTAAGTAGATGGGGCGCTCTTAAATGTTTCAGATGACTATGCATACGTCTCACCTAATGCTAGAGATTTGATCTTATTTATATGTAGAACTTTTCCTGTGCAGTGTGATGTCATCCCAGGATGTTAAACCCTAAGATAGTCCCTTTGCCATTAAACCCCATTATCTTTTCAATAGGAAACCGTAAGTTAGGCTCATTAAAACTATCTAAAGGGCAGAGAATGGCTGCCAATAGAATTTATTCTTATGTTCAAGCGTCTGCTGTGGGCAAGATCATCTGCAGTTGGTTAGCCTTAAAAGGCAGTTAATAAGAGCATGGCATCTTTTACCTAAAGGATTTAGAGACCATTCTCAATGATAGACAGACTTCTGAACCCAATTCACTTCTATCTTTTGAAAGGCCCATGTCAGCCCCAGAGTGGTTGCCCTGTGCTTTCTAAATGTAacggttttaatttttaaattgcatgTGGTTATGCCATCACTTGCCTAGGTAATGTGCTCAAGTAGTCAATGCCAGGAAATCTTGATGTGTGGTCTCCCACTTACAGAAATGCAAACTGTTCTCTTTGTagctccaccccccccccacacacacacactagaagaggaagAGCTCAGAGCCTTCTATTTAAGGAATAGAGAAAAGTGGACTTTAGCCACATGATTTAcctattaaaatagaaatattttattttgaaataaaagtttGTGTTACTTAAATAATAGTGATAGAAGGTCATGCTGTTGCTTCTCCCTCTCGTTTCCAAAGAGATTTTATGAATGTTGCAACTCTAGTTTTTAGAATCTCATAGCAACCCCTCCAGAGTATAGTTCTTGTTTAAAATCATCAGTACATCACCAATAACAGCGGTGGCAGCCAGATAAATACATTAGAAGTTGCACAGGTTACAAGCACAGATACGCAATTGTCTATATTTAATGTTCAAACACAAAACCTGTATAAGAAAATAGATGCCACTGTGACTGTACCACGTGGTAAAGTTAAAACATTGCAATGTTCTTTTAAAAGTGTGTGGCATAAATATCTCTTTAAGAAGATAAACttgggagccaggcatggtggtacatgcctttagttccagcactcgggtggcagaggcaggcagaactctgagttcaagagtctacagagtaagttgcaggacagtcagagctCCAAATTTCAAGAgggtgtggggtatgtgtgtgtgtgtgtgtgtgtgtgtatgtgtgtgtgtgtgtgtatgtgtatgtatatatatgtgtgtgtatgtgtatgtatacacatatacatatacacatatgtatatacacatatacatatatacacacaaaacacacacacacacatatatatatatattaggggTGGACACAGTTTCaagaggaaatatataaaaattcatatacattatatatgtatatacatttgggctggaaagatggccctaCCAGAGCACttggagaggacccaggttcgactCCTTGTACCCACATGATAGTTCACAAATCTTCAGTTCCAAAGGATTAGAATCCCTCTTCTGACTTGTTCTGGTACCAGGCATGAAAATGGTGCACATACAACTTGTAGGcaagacattcacacacatgaaatacatacatctaaaatataaataaatagaaaagaagataGATTTATCCTGTTTTAATGTGTGAGCACAGCACCATTTGATTTGTGAGACAAGGAAGTTATTTAGCGTCCTCGTCGCTTTCTCTTCGGGCCACTGACTACTGTGTCTTTGTTGTGCGGGACATTAGACATTACCACAGCATGGATGAATTCAGCCACTACGACCTGCTGGATGCCAACACACAGAGGAGAGTGGCTGAAGGCCACAAAGCAAGCTTCTGTCTGGAGGACACATCCTGTGACTATGGGTACCACAGGCGCTTTGCGTGCACTGCGCACACACAGGTAGGCTGGAACCCTGATAACAGGAGCCTACAGATATCCAGGGAGAGTGACAACTTTactgttttctttcctcctcctccccctcctcctcctcccccctcctcctcctccccctcctcctcctccccctcctcctcctcctccccctcctcctcctccttccccccctcctcctccccttccccctcctcctcctcctcctcctcttcttcttcttcttcttcttcttcttcttcttcttctctctctctctctctctctctctctctctctctctctctctctctaatattttgtttcattttaaggtTACCTTATCAACATGGAAAGTGACTGGGAAAAGGCAGGTGGCTGGGTGGTGCAGATTGCTTTTAAAGTGTTTGCAGCTGTCCATGTAACCCCTGCTGGAGATCCCAGGAGGTCACTGTGGATCCTTGCTACATAACCCAATGAAAAGTCGTTAGCTTTCCAAATATACATGAAGACTTACAACATCTGCCTTCATCCTGTGTTCTTCCATTGGCTATAACCATTGGCAACATGCATCTGTTTTCTCACCTGCAAAaccattttgttttccattttcatgtttaataTCGAATTGTGCGTAGAGTTAGAACAAAGAGCCGAAGCTGGTttcttaaaaaatactttaaatggcATCACTTTTAATAATGCAAAAAAGAGCAGAAAGATACATTTCTTACTCCACGCATGTGTATTTAAACCTCCCGTGTAATTAATGTCAGATGTCCTTTGGAtggatttgtttttaatagtgctGAGTTAAGCGCTATTGTATGTCTTAGAATTGGAAAATGTGTGTCAGTTAAAAACTATGTCAGTATTTCCATCCAAAGCCCTAATTTGCAAAAGGACATTATAATTTTACTCCAGCCCAGCTCTTGGCAAGTAGTTCCTGAATGTACATTAGCCAGGTCACAAAGACATCAGCGGTCGTCGCCTTGGGAAGCAGATTCCAGGACTGTGGCCGGAAGCTTTTTGGTGACCTACATGTGGTGACCATACTTCTTTCCCCTGGGCTTAGCTCATCAAAGTGGTTAGAAAAGGAAACAGTTATATTTAACATAGGTGGTGAGGGGCAGGACATATGCTTTAAGTGACAGATGTGACACACCCACATATTAAGCATGGACCCATGCAGAGGTTGCTTTCTCGTTCGGTGATCACCCTGAGAGGGCCTGGAGCGTGTATTCCCACTATTCTCAAAATGGCACACGTTGAtcctctctctttaagttagagCACTTGCACGGGGGAGTTGTAtgcctcagaggcagaggcatcccTGTTCACTCGTGTAATCtcactttttaatttaatgtggTAGCCTTCTTGTTTATCCTTCTCTGTGCATGCCTTAAAAATTCTTCACTACGTCTTGCATTGTATGtgatttatgtatatgttttctaATAGTCTTTCGAATAGACttcatttatagaaaaaaaacattCATATAGGTCCCTAATATTGACTTTTAATCGTTTTGCTATACTGGAGCAACTTCCTTAAATGTATATAAACACCTAACTAGGTATAACTTAagcatatactatatatgtaacCATGTGTTCTAAGATCACAAATTTACATAAAAAATTTAatgcacaatttaaaaatagttacATCACACTCAATGACCAAATGTTGGAGACAGGTATTTTTTGCTGAAACCAAACAACACATTTAGATAATCTGGaataaagttatattttaaatttattttcacatttgacTTAGAATACATGAAATGTCTACTTGCTTAATGGCAACTTCGGACATTTGTTTGTTAGTTCAAATAAGCAAAGCTCAAAACTAGCATGTTCTGCCAGCTGGCGAATCAtaaggtaacacacacacacacacacacacacacacacacactagtactTTTAAGATTCTGTGACCTAGGATGCTGTCACTGTCAAGGACCTAACTTGTCATCTTGCAATTGGGACTATAGGTATAGGCCACAACACCATTTTCCAAACATTTTAATTGCCAGTGGCATTACTTATACCTGTCTTCGATGGATATCTAATCCAGGGCACAATGTAGAGTCCTATGTGAAATAGCAGTAATGGTTGTGACAGCAGCGGGTACTACTTACTGAGCGGCTGAGGTGACACAATCAGAGAAGGATGTGGTGGAACCTTAAAGTTCTTACTTTTGTATTTCTGGTTCAACACATAAAATGAGACCCGAGCAGGCTGAAGATCCAGGCGATTATGACTCTTGCTCCTGTGTTTTGAGTGATGTTGATTCGGCCTGTCTATGCTGTCCTGTACTATGGACAGCAAAATTTCTCACTCTTCCCAAATCCAGCTGCAGCCAACCCCACATCACTAAAGCACATCGAGATGTTGTTGCTATCTTTGTTGACCAAGATGACCTTAAGCACCAAAGCAAACTCAAGTGACAGTTTTAAATGACACTGCTGAGTTCAAATGATTGTCACATACACTTCTTAATCAGGTTTGGATTATCAGAATGGAAATGCAATTGTTCAAAGTTCTCATGTGGAAATAAGAAGATACCCTTTGCCCCAACAGAAGAAAATTTCTGCAGCATCCTGATAGCTAGCAGCATATTTTCTTGGAATttttctcctggtgtccttgtGAGTTGCCTCTTGACTTGCTGGAGGGAATGTCTTAGCAAGTGGACTGATGTGGCTGGCTTTGACCGGTTTGGGCATATATCTCTATCCTTCTGACTCAACAAAGATCTCACTGATTATTTGAGAGAGGAAATGTGATAGTTGAGAAAAGGTACCCTGGACCTTGTTTATATAATCTTGAAACAAGCTCAGACGCTGCTCAGCTGTTTGCCCCGAACCAGTTATTTGATCTTAGCATGCCTTAGCTAATTCAAGGATGCAGTTAGACTGTACCTCCCCTAAGGGGTTTATATAATATGATTTTAATTTAAAGTAGAGAAAGATGGTTGCTACAGAGCTACGCAAGATAAAATACCATGGACATCCAGAACATAGGAAGGTCATTCATTTCAGGGAATCTCACTGATAGGACACTGCAATTGAATTACTATGAGACCTTACTTCCTgctgtgcttgcttcttttgaaTTGTGCTGGAGGCCTATTTTGTGGCTTAGGACTCTTTTCCACTGGTGACTTTAGAAATAGGGTGCATTACTTCATGTTCCAACCTTGCAGCTTTTGAAGAACTAGATATTATAAGACTGGCTAAGGTGTGTTATGGTTTTTGTATCCAGTTCTTGTTTCATTCAAGGTTTCATTTATAGATAATATCCACATAGGCAGTCTGGCCACACCctatactttaattttaaaatgttttctgattTCAGGGATTGAGTCCTGGATGTTATGATACCTATGCTGCAGACATAGACTGCCAGTGGATTGATATTACAGATGTACAACCTGGAAACTACATTCTAAAGGTAGGGGCTTTGAATACATGTAAATTACCATTATGATTCAATACACTCCCTTTTATGGATTCAAATATTAAATAACCATGTGCTTGAAAGTACTTAACCACCTTTCAGAACATTTTATAAGCAATCcacattataatttttaaaaagaacttagtGAAATTTACACAACTTCCTTTTGTAATACATCCAGTATGTTTAACTACCTTCTTAACTTAAAACTCTTTTTCTTGCTTGATGTAGCTGAGTCCCTTGTTAGTAATTTCACTGAAGCTTTATAGAAATAGGAAGGAATGACAGTATACATTAAGAATAAAATCTTTCACCCCGTGCTATTTTTCTTGTTCAGGTCAGTGTTAATCCCAGCTACCTGGTGCCTGAATCAGACTACAGTAACAATGTTGTACGCTGTGATATTCGCTACACAGGACATCATGCCTACGCCTCCGGCTGCACAATTTCTCCGTGAGTATTATTTGACAagacaagagattttttttttaaggagactCATACTTGATTTTAACAAGTAGTATTGATCAGACAGAAATATAAAGTTAGCCAAAGTTAAttattcttaataaaataaatatcctaCTTAATCTACGAGTGAGAAATAAGAAATGCTCAGAAGAGGAAAACCCCTCACCTGGAGGGCAATCATCCTTGCCTCTTACTCTGACTTTCACCTCCAAGTTCAGAAGAAAGAGAGATTTCCACGAGaagttgccgggcagtggtggcacagccagggctatacatagaaaccctgtctcaaaaaaaaacaaatccaaaaaaaaaaaaaaaaaacccaacaaaaaacataacaaaacaaaacaaaagaacagcttGTGAGTTCAGCCTTAAGATCTCTTAAGaacaaaagcagagacaggaaagagcATGCATGTAGGGGTCAGAGCAGTGGGCAACTGCAGGGTAGGAGTGAATTGTAGGCAGTGTTTGCAAAGGCCACTTGCAGCTGGGTTTGTCAGCTGTGCTCCAGTCAACAAGACAACTGAATTGCAAGTTAGGAATTTTAACTTTCTCTCCGGAGGCAAAGAAAAATCTGACATTTTTTGATGGTTGTTGTGCTTCTGAAGCTATGTGGACGGTCTGATGGTCACTGGTGTGTGACCTCATGctgtgccttagtcagggtttctattcctgcataaacatcatgaccaagaagcaagttggaggggaaagggtttattcagcttacactttccatattgctgttcatcactaaaggaagtcaggactggaactcaagcaggtcaggaagcaggagctgatgcagaggccatggagggatgtttcttactggcttgcttagcttactttcttataaaacccaatactaccagcccagggatggcaccacccacagtaggccctcccacccttgatcactaattgagaaaatgccccacagctggatctcttggaggcatttcctcaagggaggctccttttttctgtgataactccagcttgtgtcaagttgacacaaaaccagccccCTGCCTCCCAAACTCTAATGACATGTCACTGTTAGTTTAGTACTGGTTGTTTTTCATGCCAGTCAGATATTTGAAACCATTCTGGTAGGATGTAAAATCCACCCAATAATTTGGTGTGCTCCATTCATGGGCCTCTTCCCCTCAGTCTTCCCAGATGTCTAGGCCTTTCCAG is part of the Apodemus sylvaticus chromosome 13, mApoSyl1.1, whole genome shotgun sequence genome and harbors:
- the Lox gene encoding protein-lysine 6-oxidase isoform X2, translating into MRFAWTVLLLGPLQLCPLLRCAPQAPREPPAAPGAWRQTIQWENNGQVFSLLSLGAQYQPQRRRDPSAAAPRPDGDTASQPRTPILLLRDNRTSHSARARTPSPSGVAAARPRPAARHWFQAGFSPSGARDGASRRATNRTESPQPPQLSNLRPPSHVDRMVGDDPYNPYKYSDDNPYYNYYDTYERPRPGSRYRPGYGTGYFQYGLPDLVPDPYYIQASTYVQKMSMYNLRCAAEENCLASSAYRADVRDYDHRVLLRFPQRVKNQGTSDFLPSRPRYSWEWHSCHQHYHSMDEFSHYDLLDANTQRRVAEGHKASFCLEDTSCDYGYHRRFACTAHTQGLSPGCYDTYAADIDCQWIDITDVQPGNYILKVSVNPSYLVPESDYSNNVVRCDIRYTGHHAYASGCTISP
- the Lox gene encoding protein-lysine 6-oxidase isoform X1, which codes for MRFAWTVLLLGPLQLCPLLRCAPQAPREPPAAPGAWRQTIQWENNGQVFSLLSLGAQYQPQRRRDPSAAAPRPDGDTASQPRTPILLLRDNRTSHSARARTPSPSGVAAARPRPAARHWFQAGFSPSGARDGASRRATNRTESPQPPQLSNLRPPSHVDRMVGDDPYNPYKYSDDNPYYNYYDTYERPRPGSRYRPGYGTGYFQYGLPDLVPDPYYIQASTYVQKMSMYNLRCAAEENCLASSAYRADVRDYDHRVLLRFPQRVKNQGTSDFLPSRPRYSWEWHSCHQHYHSMDEFSHYDLLDANTQRRVAEGHKASFCLEDTSCDYGYHRRFACTAHTQGLSPGCYDTYAADIDCQWIDITDVQPGNYILKVSVNPSYLVPESDYSNNVVRCDIRYTGHHAYASGCTISPY